One genomic segment of Ipomoea triloba cultivar NCNSP0323 chromosome 9, ASM357664v1 includes these proteins:
- the LOC116028460 gene encoding auxin-induced protein 15A-like, whose translation MEIMVKKGEWWSRKMMRRTPKGHFVVYVGEEMKRFVVPTLYLKDAGFQKLLEQAAEEYGFHSPKGIVLPCHESVFLTIVLPLQHKTTLYIT comes from the coding sequence ATGGAGATAATGGTGAAGAAGGGAGAGTGGTGGAGCAGAAAGATGATGAGAAGAACCCCAAAAGGGCATTTTGTGGTTTATGTGGGGGAAGAGATGAAGAGATTTGTGGTTCCAACGTTGTACTTGAAGGATGCTGGTTTCCAGAAACTGTTGGAGCAGGCTGCTGAAGAGTATGGGTTTCATAGCCCCAAAGGGATTGTTTTGCCATGCCATGAATCTGTGTTTCTCACCATTGTTCTTCCTTTGCAGCATAAAACAACCCTTTACAtaacctaa
- the LOC116028712 gene encoding protein LNK1 isoform X3, translated as MSDICTYELEDIVWHEFCQSGDHIVPYPSSGSAGEHQLPSDNCKKPRYVTGPKERGFSALNNSRFTMLEEGSWSDTPNAFTTSHDNHIVNKVSNLSSSEHNRTSSHCFKSNNMDSIGSEFCTNDPILDDQNVGVDGNSYSYPLGQISQTENDLSFLDDNNEEKNSNDLLDYGWPEIGNFEDVDRMFRSCDSTFGLGTSNTDDLGWFSSSDVIEGSEDASRSDFKFSCAAPNGLENILVSEDAAGLNEASGSINNSGMRSQSDDSYRGNLWDLEKDECATLNHLSFVDGSRSSDYEDGSMPERLTNTHKKQLKHKNRSEGKRKGIYLENGASFPFNGNLPEDAKQSTGANSSQSTFTSMDIQQHNHCGSDSFAYLQSNFPYMHTEYNHPSDQRSVRATVPSVKSENNALKSLSPKGSYVPNQLPSIQSSLDISFQVGTTMPNEKKLEKQLSSGFKSENHSDMNGINMKAPMQLDSSILLESSSISSGMDEVSEEAVCFNQLQHVMEQLDLKTKLCIRDSLYRLARSAEHRHRNANFNGGTGDNRDASGALVAHGADRCSGYMDIETDTNPIDRSIAHLLFHQPSDSPVSMNRFRGQSQARL; from the exons ATGTCAGATATATGTACCTATGAG CTTGAAGATATAGTTTGGCATGAATTTTGCCAAAGTGGTGACCATATAGTACCATATCCTAGTTCTGGATCAGCAGGTGAACATCAACTACCAAGTGATAATTGTAAGAAACCACGATACGTTACTGGGCCGAAGGAGCGAGGATTTTCAGCTCTGAATAACAGTAGGTTTACAATGTTGGAAGAAGGATCGTGGTCTGACACACCAAATGCATTTACTACTTCACATGACAACCACATAGTCAACAAAGTTTCAAATTTATCATCATCTGAACATAACAGGACATCTAGTCATTGCTTTAAAAGCAACAACATGGACTCAATTGGAAGTGAGTTTTGTACTAATGATCCCATTCTCGATGACCAGAATGTTGGAGTAGATGGAAACTCTTATAGCTACCCACTTGGTCAGATTTCTCAGACAGAGAATGACCTCAGTTTCCTTGATgataataatgaagaaaaaaattctAATGATCTCTTAGATTATGGTTGGCCTGAAATAGGGAACTTTGAGGATGTTGACAGGATGTTCAG AAGCTGTGATTCCACATTTGGACTTGGGACCAGTAATACCGATGATTTAGGTTGGTTTTCCTCTTCAGATGTTATTGAAGGTTCTGAGGATGCATCAAGGTCAGATTTTAAGTTCTCATGCGCTGCACCCAATGgactagaaaatattttagtgAGTGAGGATGCTGCAGGGCTAAATGAAGCAAGTGGATCAATCAATAATTCTGGCATGAGAAGTCAATCTGATGATAGCTACAGGGGAAATTTGTGGGACTTAGAAAAAGATGAATGTGCCACTCTCAATCATTTGTCTTTTGTAGACGGTTCTCGTAGTTCTGATTACGAAGATGGATCAATGCCTGAAAGGCTG ACTAATACGCATAAAAAGCAATTAAAGCACAAGAACCGTtctgaaggaaaaaggaaaggcaTATACTTGGAAAATGGtgcttcatttccttttaatgGTAACCTGCCTGAGGATGCAAAACAATCTACTGGGGCAAACTCTTCTCAATCAACTTTCACGTCCATGGACATTCAACAGCATAACCACTGTGGATCTGATTCTTTTGCCTACTTGCAAAGCAACTTCCCTTACATGCACACAGAGTACAATCATCCTTCTGATCAGCGTTCAGTACGTGCAACCGTACCTTCTGTCAAGTCCGAAAATAATGCTTTGAAGTCTCTTTCCCCCAAGGGTTCTTATGTGCCAAATCAGCTACCATCCATCCAGAGCTCTCTTGATATTTCTTTTCAGGTGGGCACCACTATGCCAAATGAAAAAAAGTTAGAGAAGCAGCTCTCTTCAGGGTTCAAATCTGAAAATCACAGTGATATGAATGGAATCAACATGAAAGCTCCTATGCAATTAGATTCTTCAATACTATTGGAAAGCTCTTCCATCAGTTCAGGAATGGATGAAGTTTCAGAAGAAGCTGTTTGTTTTAACCAGCTTCAACATGTCATGGAACAG CTTGATCTGAAGACAAAGCTATGCATAAGGGACAGTCTGTACCGGTTGGCTCGAAGTGCTGAACATAGGCATAGAAATGCTAACTTTAATGGTGGCACTGGAGATAACAGAGATGCAAGTGGGGCATTGGTAGCTCATGGAGCAGACAG GTGTAGTGGATATATGGACATCGAAACGGACACGAACCCGATAGATCGATCCATAGCGCACTTACTATTTCATCAGCCCTCAGACTCACCTGTG TCAATGAACAGATTCAGGGGTCAATCACAAGCACGCCTGTGA
- the LOC116028712 gene encoding protein LNK1 isoform X2 produces MSDICTYELEDIVWHEFCQSGDHIVPYPSSGSAGEHQLPSDNCKKPRYVTGPKERGFSALNNSRFTMLEEGSWSDTPNAFTTSHDNHIVNKVSNLSSSEHNRTSSHCFKSNNMDSIGSEFCTNDPILDDQNVGVDGNSYSYPLGQISQTENDLSFLDDNNEEKNSNDLLDYGWPEIGNFEDVDRMFRSCDSTFGLGTSNTDDLGWFSSSDVIEGSEDASRSDFKFSCAAPNGLENILVSEDAAGLNEASGSINNSGMRSQSDDSYRGNLWDLEKDECATLNHLSFVDGSRSSDYEDGSMPERLTNTHKKQLKHKNRSEGKRKGIYLENGASFPFNGNLPEDAKQSTGANSSQSTFTSMDIQQHNHCGSDSFAYLQSNFPYMHTEYNHPSDQRSVRATVPSVKSENNALKSLSPKGSYVPNQLPSIQSSLDISFQVGTTMPNEKKLEKQLSSGFKSENHSDMNGINMKAPMQLDSSILLESSSISSGMDEVSEEAVCFNQLQHVMEQLDLKTKLCIRDSLYRLARSAEHRHRNANFNGGTGDNRDASGALVAHGADRCSGYMDIETDTNPIDRSIAHLLFHQPSDSPVESMNRFRGQSQARL; encoded by the exons ATGTCAGATATATGTACCTATGAG CTTGAAGATATAGTTTGGCATGAATTTTGCCAAAGTGGTGACCATATAGTACCATATCCTAGTTCTGGATCAGCAGGTGAACATCAACTACCAAGTGATAATTGTAAGAAACCACGATACGTTACTGGGCCGAAGGAGCGAGGATTTTCAGCTCTGAATAACAGTAGGTTTACAATGTTGGAAGAAGGATCGTGGTCTGACACACCAAATGCATTTACTACTTCACATGACAACCACATAGTCAACAAAGTTTCAAATTTATCATCATCTGAACATAACAGGACATCTAGTCATTGCTTTAAAAGCAACAACATGGACTCAATTGGAAGTGAGTTTTGTACTAATGATCCCATTCTCGATGACCAGAATGTTGGAGTAGATGGAAACTCTTATAGCTACCCACTTGGTCAGATTTCTCAGACAGAGAATGACCTCAGTTTCCTTGATgataataatgaagaaaaaaattctAATGATCTCTTAGATTATGGTTGGCCTGAAATAGGGAACTTTGAGGATGTTGACAGGATGTTCAG AAGCTGTGATTCCACATTTGGACTTGGGACCAGTAATACCGATGATTTAGGTTGGTTTTCCTCTTCAGATGTTATTGAAGGTTCTGAGGATGCATCAAGGTCAGATTTTAAGTTCTCATGCGCTGCACCCAATGgactagaaaatattttagtgAGTGAGGATGCTGCAGGGCTAAATGAAGCAAGTGGATCAATCAATAATTCTGGCATGAGAAGTCAATCTGATGATAGCTACAGGGGAAATTTGTGGGACTTAGAAAAAGATGAATGTGCCACTCTCAATCATTTGTCTTTTGTAGACGGTTCTCGTAGTTCTGATTACGAAGATGGATCAATGCCTGAAAGGCTG ACTAATACGCATAAAAAGCAATTAAAGCACAAGAACCGTtctgaaggaaaaaggaaaggcaTATACTTGGAAAATGGtgcttcatttccttttaatgGTAACCTGCCTGAGGATGCAAAACAATCTACTGGGGCAAACTCTTCTCAATCAACTTTCACGTCCATGGACATTCAACAGCATAACCACTGTGGATCTGATTCTTTTGCCTACTTGCAAAGCAACTTCCCTTACATGCACACAGAGTACAATCATCCTTCTGATCAGCGTTCAGTACGTGCAACCGTACCTTCTGTCAAGTCCGAAAATAATGCTTTGAAGTCTCTTTCCCCCAAGGGTTCTTATGTGCCAAATCAGCTACCATCCATCCAGAGCTCTCTTGATATTTCTTTTCAGGTGGGCACCACTATGCCAAATGAAAAAAAGTTAGAGAAGCAGCTCTCTTCAGGGTTCAAATCTGAAAATCACAGTGATATGAATGGAATCAACATGAAAGCTCCTATGCAATTAGATTCTTCAATACTATTGGAAAGCTCTTCCATCAGTTCAGGAATGGATGAAGTTTCAGAAGAAGCTGTTTGTTTTAACCAGCTTCAACATGTCATGGAACAG CTTGATCTGAAGACAAAGCTATGCATAAGGGACAGTCTGTACCGGTTGGCTCGAAGTGCTGAACATAGGCATAGAAATGCTAACTTTAATGGTGGCACTGGAGATAACAGAGATGCAAGTGGGGCATTGGTAGCTCATGGAGCAGACAG GTGTAGTGGATATATGGACATCGAAACGGACACGAACCCGATAGATCGATCCATAGCGCACTTACTATTTCATCAGCCCTCAGACTCACCTGTG GAGTCAATGAACAGATTCAGGGGTCAATCACAAGCACGCCTGTGA
- the LOC116028712 gene encoding protein LNK1 isoform X1 has translation MSDICTYELEDIVWHEFCQSGDHIVPYPSSGSAGEHQLPSDNCKKPRYVTGPKERGFSALNNSRFTMLEEGSWSDTPNAFTTSHDNHIVNKVSNLSSSEHNRTSSHCFKSNNMDSIGSEFCTNDPILDDQNVGVDGNSYSYPLGQISQTENDLSFLDDNNEEKNSNDLLDYGWPEIGNFEDVDRMFRSCDSTFGLGTSNTDDLGWFSSSDVIEGSEDASRSDFKFSCAAPNGLENILVSEDAAGLNEASGSINNSGMRSQSDDSYRGNLWDLEKDECATLNHLSFVDGSRSSDYEDGSMPERLTNTHKKQLKHKNRSEGKRKGIYLENGASFPFNGNLPEDAKQSTGANSSQSTFTSMDIQQHNHCGSDSFAYLQSNFPYMHTEYNHPSDQRSVRATVPSVKSENNALKSLSPKGSYVPNQLPSIQSSLDISFQVGTTMPNEKKLEKQLSSGFKSENHSDMNGINMKAPMQLDSSILLESSSISSGMDEVSEEAVCFNQLQHVMEQLDLKTKLCIRDSLYRLARSAEHRHRNANFNGGTGDNRDASGALVAHGADRCSGYMDIETDTNPIDRSIAHLLFHQPSDSPVIQGSITSTPVIATEKVGHGDAAIEEDTKAGYE, from the exons ATGTCAGATATATGTACCTATGAG CTTGAAGATATAGTTTGGCATGAATTTTGCCAAAGTGGTGACCATATAGTACCATATCCTAGTTCTGGATCAGCAGGTGAACATCAACTACCAAGTGATAATTGTAAGAAACCACGATACGTTACTGGGCCGAAGGAGCGAGGATTTTCAGCTCTGAATAACAGTAGGTTTACAATGTTGGAAGAAGGATCGTGGTCTGACACACCAAATGCATTTACTACTTCACATGACAACCACATAGTCAACAAAGTTTCAAATTTATCATCATCTGAACATAACAGGACATCTAGTCATTGCTTTAAAAGCAACAACATGGACTCAATTGGAAGTGAGTTTTGTACTAATGATCCCATTCTCGATGACCAGAATGTTGGAGTAGATGGAAACTCTTATAGCTACCCACTTGGTCAGATTTCTCAGACAGAGAATGACCTCAGTTTCCTTGATgataataatgaagaaaaaaattctAATGATCTCTTAGATTATGGTTGGCCTGAAATAGGGAACTTTGAGGATGTTGACAGGATGTTCAG AAGCTGTGATTCCACATTTGGACTTGGGACCAGTAATACCGATGATTTAGGTTGGTTTTCCTCTTCAGATGTTATTGAAGGTTCTGAGGATGCATCAAGGTCAGATTTTAAGTTCTCATGCGCTGCACCCAATGgactagaaaatattttagtgAGTGAGGATGCTGCAGGGCTAAATGAAGCAAGTGGATCAATCAATAATTCTGGCATGAGAAGTCAATCTGATGATAGCTACAGGGGAAATTTGTGGGACTTAGAAAAAGATGAATGTGCCACTCTCAATCATTTGTCTTTTGTAGACGGTTCTCGTAGTTCTGATTACGAAGATGGATCAATGCCTGAAAGGCTG ACTAATACGCATAAAAAGCAATTAAAGCACAAGAACCGTtctgaaggaaaaaggaaaggcaTATACTTGGAAAATGGtgcttcatttccttttaatgGTAACCTGCCTGAGGATGCAAAACAATCTACTGGGGCAAACTCTTCTCAATCAACTTTCACGTCCATGGACATTCAACAGCATAACCACTGTGGATCTGATTCTTTTGCCTACTTGCAAAGCAACTTCCCTTACATGCACACAGAGTACAATCATCCTTCTGATCAGCGTTCAGTACGTGCAACCGTACCTTCTGTCAAGTCCGAAAATAATGCTTTGAAGTCTCTTTCCCCCAAGGGTTCTTATGTGCCAAATCAGCTACCATCCATCCAGAGCTCTCTTGATATTTCTTTTCAGGTGGGCACCACTATGCCAAATGAAAAAAAGTTAGAGAAGCAGCTCTCTTCAGGGTTCAAATCTGAAAATCACAGTGATATGAATGGAATCAACATGAAAGCTCCTATGCAATTAGATTCTTCAATACTATTGGAAAGCTCTTCCATCAGTTCAGGAATGGATGAAGTTTCAGAAGAAGCTGTTTGTTTTAACCAGCTTCAACATGTCATGGAACAG CTTGATCTGAAGACAAAGCTATGCATAAGGGACAGTCTGTACCGGTTGGCTCGAAGTGCTGAACATAGGCATAGAAATGCTAACTTTAATGGTGGCACTGGAGATAACAGAGATGCAAGTGGGGCATTGGTAGCTCATGGAGCAGACAG GTGTAGTGGATATATGGACATCGAAACGGACACGAACCCGATAGATCGATCCATAGCGCACTTACTATTTCATCAGCCCTCAGACTCACCTGTG ATTCAGGGGTCAATCACAAGCACGCCTGTGATTGCTACTGAGAAGGTTGGTCATGGAGATGCTGCGATTGAAGAAGATACGAAGGCTGGCTATGAGTGA
- the LOC116028712 gene encoding protein LNK1 isoform X4: MLEEGSWSDTPNAFTTSHDNHIVNKVSNLSSSEHNRTSSHCFKSNNMDSIGSEFCTNDPILDDQNVGVDGNSYSYPLGQISQTENDLSFLDDNNEEKNSNDLLDYGWPEIGNFEDVDRMFRSCDSTFGLGTSNTDDLGWFSSSDVIEGSEDASRSDFKFSCAAPNGLENILVSEDAAGLNEASGSINNSGMRSQSDDSYRGNLWDLEKDECATLNHLSFVDGSRSSDYEDGSMPERLTNTHKKQLKHKNRSEGKRKGIYLENGASFPFNGNLPEDAKQSTGANSSQSTFTSMDIQQHNHCGSDSFAYLQSNFPYMHTEYNHPSDQRSVRATVPSVKSENNALKSLSPKGSYVPNQLPSIQSSLDISFQVGTTMPNEKKLEKQLSSGFKSENHSDMNGINMKAPMQLDSSILLESSSISSGMDEVSEEAVCFNQLQHVMEQLDLKTKLCIRDSLYRLARSAEHRHRNANFNGGTGDNRDASGALVAHGADRCSGYMDIETDTNPIDRSIAHLLFHQPSDSPVIQGSITSTPVIATEKVGHGDAAIEEDTKAGYE; the protein is encoded by the exons ATGTTGGAAGAAGGATCGTGGTCTGACACACCAAATGCATTTACTACTTCACATGACAACCACATAGTCAACAAAGTTTCAAATTTATCATCATCTGAACATAACAGGACATCTAGTCATTGCTTTAAAAGCAACAACATGGACTCAATTGGAAGTGAGTTTTGTACTAATGATCCCATTCTCGATGACCAGAATGTTGGAGTAGATGGAAACTCTTATAGCTACCCACTTGGTCAGATTTCTCAGACAGAGAATGACCTCAGTTTCCTTGATgataataatgaagaaaaaaattctAATGATCTCTTAGATTATGGTTGGCCTGAAATAGGGAACTTTGAGGATGTTGACAGGATGTTCAG AAGCTGTGATTCCACATTTGGACTTGGGACCAGTAATACCGATGATTTAGGTTGGTTTTCCTCTTCAGATGTTATTGAAGGTTCTGAGGATGCATCAAGGTCAGATTTTAAGTTCTCATGCGCTGCACCCAATGgactagaaaatattttagtgAGTGAGGATGCTGCAGGGCTAAATGAAGCAAGTGGATCAATCAATAATTCTGGCATGAGAAGTCAATCTGATGATAGCTACAGGGGAAATTTGTGGGACTTAGAAAAAGATGAATGTGCCACTCTCAATCATTTGTCTTTTGTAGACGGTTCTCGTAGTTCTGATTACGAAGATGGATCAATGCCTGAAAGGCTG ACTAATACGCATAAAAAGCAATTAAAGCACAAGAACCGTtctgaaggaaaaaggaaaggcaTATACTTGGAAAATGGtgcttcatttccttttaatgGTAACCTGCCTGAGGATGCAAAACAATCTACTGGGGCAAACTCTTCTCAATCAACTTTCACGTCCATGGACATTCAACAGCATAACCACTGTGGATCTGATTCTTTTGCCTACTTGCAAAGCAACTTCCCTTACATGCACACAGAGTACAATCATCCTTCTGATCAGCGTTCAGTACGTGCAACCGTACCTTCTGTCAAGTCCGAAAATAATGCTTTGAAGTCTCTTTCCCCCAAGGGTTCTTATGTGCCAAATCAGCTACCATCCATCCAGAGCTCTCTTGATATTTCTTTTCAGGTGGGCACCACTATGCCAAATGAAAAAAAGTTAGAGAAGCAGCTCTCTTCAGGGTTCAAATCTGAAAATCACAGTGATATGAATGGAATCAACATGAAAGCTCCTATGCAATTAGATTCTTCAATACTATTGGAAAGCTCTTCCATCAGTTCAGGAATGGATGAAGTTTCAGAAGAAGCTGTTTGTTTTAACCAGCTTCAACATGTCATGGAACAG CTTGATCTGAAGACAAAGCTATGCATAAGGGACAGTCTGTACCGGTTGGCTCGAAGTGCTGAACATAGGCATAGAAATGCTAACTTTAATGGTGGCACTGGAGATAACAGAGATGCAAGTGGGGCATTGGTAGCTCATGGAGCAGACAG GTGTAGTGGATATATGGACATCGAAACGGACACGAACCCGATAGATCGATCCATAGCGCACTTACTATTTCATCAGCCCTCAGACTCACCTGTG ATTCAGGGGTCAATCACAAGCACGCCTGTGATTGCTACTGAGAAGGTTGGTCATGGAGATGCTGCGATTGAAGAAGATACGAAGGCTGGCTATGAGTGA